One window of the Chitinophaga niabensis genome contains the following:
- a CDS encoding class I SAM-dependent methyltransferase, whose amino-acid sequence MEFWESAFNEKKEMWGFEPAKSAVLTKDLFVEKSVRHVLIPGIGYGRNAKVFIDSGMAVTGIEISKTAIEMARKHYGEDMVIHHGSVTDMPYDNKRYDGIFCYALIHLLDSTERAKLIRDCYDQLSENGHMVFTVISKEAQTYGQGTLISKDRYEMFGGVKMFFYDRASIHAEFDQAGLFEITEVTENYPFFLIKCRKSD is encoded by the coding sequence ATGGAATTCTGGGAATCTGCTTTTAATGAAAAAAAGGAAATGTGGGGATTCGAGCCTGCAAAGTCTGCTGTATTGACAAAGGATCTTTTTGTTGAGAAGTCGGTGAGGCACGTGCTTATTCCCGGAATTGGCTATGGGCGGAATGCAAAAGTATTCATAGATAGCGGGATGGCAGTAACGGGTATTGAGATATCCAAAACGGCTATTGAAATGGCGCGGAAACATTATGGTGAGGACATGGTGATCCATCATGGGTCAGTAACTGATATGCCATATGACAATAAGCGTTATGATGGAATATTCTGCTATGCTTTAATACATCTCCTGGATAGTACTGAAAGAGCGAAACTGATCCGTGATTGTTATGATCAGTTATCGGAGAATGGCCATATGGTATTTACGGTTATCTCGAAGGAAGCACAGACCTATGGACAGGGTACCTTAATAAGCAAGGACCGTTATGAGATGTTTGGTGGTGTTAAGATGTTCTTTTATGACAGGGCATCCATTCACGCAGAGTTTGATCAGGCCGGGCTGTTTGAGATCACTGAGGTTACTGAGAACTATCCTTTCTTTCTGATCAAATGCAGGAAAAGTGATTAG
- a CDS encoding helix-turn-helix domain-containing protein — MAAKIGRSVSEFNNELKLRGFNVWQLESDSNATKIYSRKDFYKICLTTGKSIIHYADRSFEAEGTVLFFGNPHVPYSWETLSTTYVGYTCLFSEDFLRLSERSESLQQSPFFKIGGTSILKITESQRLFLNTIFQKMMEEQQTDYTYKDDLIRNYIHLIIHEALKLQPSENFEQQKNALSRITSVFLELLERQFPVENSDRPLSLRTAQDYANSLAIHANYLNRAVKETTGRSTTTHITERIAREAKALLQHTDWNVAEIAYSLGFEYPTYFNNFFKKITGMNPTTFREALV; from the coding sequence ATGGCTGCTAAAATTGGACGTTCCGTATCCGAATTCAATAATGAGTTGAAACTACGAGGTTTCAATGTCTGGCAACTTGAAAGTGATAGTAATGCCACCAAGATCTATAGCAGGAAAGACTTTTACAAGATCTGCCTAACTACGGGAAAGAGCATTATCCATTATGCGGACCGCAGTTTTGAGGCAGAGGGAACTGTACTATTCTTTGGTAACCCACATGTACCGTATTCCTGGGAAACGCTTTCAACTACATATGTAGGCTATACCTGCCTGTTTTCGGAAGATTTCCTGAGGCTGTCTGAACGGTCTGAAAGTCTGCAGCAATCGCCATTCTTTAAGATCGGCGGCACATCTATTTTGAAGATTACAGAGTCGCAAAGGCTGTTTCTAAATACTATCTTTCAAAAGATGATGGAAGAGCAGCAGACTGACTATACCTATAAAGACGATCTGATCCGCAATTATATTCACCTCATTATCCATGAAGCGCTGAAACTTCAACCTTCGGAAAACTTTGAGCAGCAGAAGAACGCTTTATCGCGCATCACTTCTGTTTTCCTTGAATTACTGGAAAGACAGTTTCCTGTTGAGAACAGCGACCGGCCCCTTTCTTTACGGACTGCCCAGGATTACGCTAATTCCCTTGCTATTCATGCGAACTACCTTAACCGCGCCGTGAAGGAAACAACCGGCAGATCTACCACTACGCATATCACAGAGCGCATTGCCCGTGAAGCCAAAGCGCTTTTGCAACATACTGACTGGAACGTTGCGGAAATCGCCTACTCCCTTGGTTTCGAATACCCTACATATTTCAATAATTTCTTCAAAAAGATCACCGGAATGAATCCAACCACATTTCGGGAGGCGTTAGTTTGA
- a CDS encoding alpha/beta hydrolase has product MIRKIIMLAVSSILIGRASAQTKTTMKQIDPKSYTTFRVNDSITMHEVIFRNQYDMNVAGHLFIPKRLDQSKKHAAIIVGHPMGAVKEQSADVYASNMAERGFITLAIDLSFWGESEGKPRNVVAPDIYAEDFSAAVDFLGTRPFIDRNRIGVIGVCGSGSFVISAAKIDPRLKAVATISMYDMGAANRNALNHSQTLEQRKKIIAEAAEQRYAEFNGDATKYTSGTVDNLDENTHPVQSEFFDFYRTPRGEYTPKGGFPELTTHPTLSSNTKFMNFYPFNDIETISPRPLLFITGDQAHSKEFSEDAYKRAAEPKELYYVPGAGHVDLYDKIELIPFDKLTVFFTECLK; this is encoded by the coding sequence ATGATCAGAAAAATAATAATGCTTGCTGTTTCGTCCATTTTAATTGGACGGGCCTCAGCCCAAACAAAAACAACAATGAAACAGATAGATCCAAAAAGCTATACCACCTTCAGGGTGAACGATAGCATAACAATGCATGAAGTTATTTTTAGGAACCAGTACGATATGAATGTTGCCGGGCATCTTTTTATTCCAAAGCGCCTGGATCAAAGTAAAAAGCATGCTGCTATTATTGTTGGACATCCTATGGGGGCCGTTAAAGAGCAGAGTGCAGATGTATATGCCTCCAATATGGCTGAGCGTGGTTTTATTACCTTAGCTATCGATTTGTCTTTCTGGGGGGAAAGTGAAGGAAAGCCACGAAATGTTGTTGCGCCTGATATTTATGCTGAAGATTTCAGTGCGGCGGTAGACTTTCTTGGTACTCGCCCATTTATTGACAGGAACAGGATTGGTGTGATTGGCGTTTGCGGCAGCGGAAGTTTTGTCATCAGTGCCGCTAAGATAGATCCCCGATTAAAAGCTGTTGCAACTATCAGCATGTACGACATGGGGGCTGCCAATCGAAATGCGCTTAATCACTCACAAACACTTGAGCAACGAAAGAAAATTATTGCGGAAGCTGCTGAGCAGCGTTATGCAGAGTTCAATGGTGATGCAACAAAATACACCAGTGGAACTGTAGATAACCTGGATGAAAACACACATCCTGTTCAGAGTGAGTTTTTTGATTTCTATCGTACACCAAGAGGTGAGTACACTCCAAAAGGCGGGTTTCCTGAACTCACTACACATCCAACCCTAAGCAGCAACACTAAGTTTATGAACTTCTATCCCTTCAATGACATAGAAACAATCTCTCCCCGTCCTCTGCTTTTTATTACGGGCGATCAGGCACACTCAAAGGAGTTTAGTGAAGATGCTTACAAGCGTGCAGCTGAACCAAAAGAACTATATTACGTGCCGGGTGCTGGCCACGTAGATCTTTACGATAAAATTGAATTAATTCCCTTCGATAAGCTCACTGTATTCTTTACTGAATGTCTTAAATAG
- a CDS encoding (R)-mandelonitrile lyase, with protein sequence MEITRIGSRPSGKGPEDWFTGAVRVDPLFDYNEARRGAAASVTFEPGARTAWHTHPFGQTLIVTAGCGWVQREGSPVETIHPGDVVWFEPNEKHWHGATTTTGMTHIAIQENLNGKVVEWMEKVTDEQYKGNND encoded by the coding sequence ATGGAAATAACAAGAATAGGTTCGAGACCTTCCGGTAAGGGACCGGAAGATTGGTTTACCGGTGCTGTAAGAGTAGATCCCCTGTTTGACTACAATGAGGCAAGACGCGGCGCAGCGGCCAGTGTGACTTTTGAGCCGGGTGCAAGAACGGCATGGCATACGCATCCATTTGGGCAAACATTAATTGTAACAGCTGGTTGTGGATGGGTGCAGCGTGAAGGCAGTCCGGTGGAAACGATACATCCTGGAGATGTGGTGTGGTTTGAGCCGAATGAAAAACATTGGCATGGCGCTACAACAACTACAGGAATGACCCATATTGCTATTCAGGAAAACCTGAACGGCAAAGTGGTGGAATGGATGGAGAAAGTTACAGATGAGCAATATAAAGGAAACAATGATTAG
- a CDS encoding putative quinol monooxygenase: MAILLMMLSTFSAMAQQSKLKIRIAKIEIDPTYLTAYQAALAEHAEAAVKVEPGVLTLNAVYDKEHPTHVTVFEIYASEEAYQKHLKTDHFLKYKNGTLKMVKSLQLTDVEPISLQTKFVPEKR; this comes from the coding sequence GTGGCGATTTTATTGATGATGCTTTCTACTTTCAGTGCTATGGCTCAGCAAAGCAAACTGAAGATAAGGATCGCAAAGATTGAAATTGATCCTACATATCTGACAGCATACCAGGCGGCTTTAGCTGAGCATGCTGAAGCTGCTGTGAAAGTGGAACCCGGTGTATTGACACTGAACGCCGTATATGATAAGGAGCATCCAACACATGTAACCGTTTTTGAGATTTATGCCAGCGAGGAGGCTTATCAAAAACATTTGAAAACAGATCACTTTCTGAAGTATAAAAATGGGACACTGAAAATGGTAAAGTCGCTTCAACTTACAGATGTTGAACCCATTTCACTGCAAACCAAATTTGTTCCGGAGAAACGCTGA
- a CDS encoding SDR family NAD(P)-dependent oxidoreductase — protein MARIFITGSADGLGHLAAKALIKLGHEVVLHARNEVRAKQALEKIPGAKEALIADLSSIAETKLLASKANALGSFDVVIHNAGVYQVSGQSVDGLPLLYAVNSIAPYLLTCLMHKPKRLVYLSSGMHLQGNTTLENLPLNIHSESSRITYSDTKLHDVILSMAVARRWADVYSNAVDPGWVPTKMGGTGAPDNLEKGFETQVWLAVSNDPEACVSGKYFHHKRQDHFLPISMDATVQEVFMTKCEKLTGVRLT, from the coding sequence ATGGCGAGAATATTTATTACCGGCTCAGCAGATGGGCTTGGGCATTTGGCAGCAAAGGCGTTGATTAAGTTGGGACATGAGGTTGTTCTCCATGCACGCAATGAAGTGAGGGCAAAACAGGCATTAGAGAAAATACCGGGTGCAAAGGAAGCATTAATAGCAGATCTTTCCAGTATAGCAGAAACAAAGTTATTGGCTTCAAAGGCTAATGCTTTGGGCTCTTTCGATGTAGTGATCCATAATGCCGGTGTATACCAGGTATCGGGGCAAAGTGTTGATGGTTTGCCGCTATTATATGCTGTAAACAGTATTGCACCTTATTTACTAACCTGTTTGATGCACAAACCGAAACGGCTCGTTTATCTGAGTTCCGGTATGCATCTTCAGGGTAATACAACATTGGAAAATCTCCCATTGAACATACATTCCGAGTCCAGCCGGATTACCTATTCAGATACAAAACTACATGATGTGATCTTGTCTATGGCTGTAGCACGCAGATGGGCAGATGTTTATTCTAATGCTGTTGATCCCGGATGGGTACCTACAAAAATGGGTGGGACAGGTGCACCTGACAACCTTGAAAAGGGATTTGAGACGCAGGTATGGCTTGCGGTAAGTAATGATCCTGAAGCATGTGTAAGTGGTAAGTATTTTCACCATAAAAGGCAGGATCATTTTCTCCCAATATCCATGGATGCAACTGTACAGGAGGTTTTTATGACCAAGTGTGAGAAATTGACAGGTGTAAGATTGACGTAA
- a CDS encoding L,D-transpeptidase family protein — MKYLSKGWILLIIIAIAACGRKKGQPRQQEIVKDLRQLDEVVPEQIAERLEYIAGNDGAMEDSIAVFRLSALQYVYQQNNGAAKWSKDGRANAAVASMLQLISKADDYGLVKAHYHAGPLHTSSAQLKNEKRDAALWAKMDVFLTDAFLRMAYQLHYGIAPRDSITLRKDSVLSDTVLAGLLQEALQRGNVTAVLEQQEPIHPGYAALKEGIQLYKQQYGNRHWDTLPQVYTDTLQFRRQLGLRLLQSGHLDTTGVGLTDSLTLRKAVKAFQNEFNIYPDGVAGKRTIQVLNKQPEDWLLQAAINLDRWRKLPDTLPQRYLMVNIPAFRLNVMENGDSMVESRVIVGTPRTRTPVLNSVMTNFVLYPYWRVPYSIVFKEMLPQIKKDVNYLAEKNLEVVDHQGNVVSPDSVNWSKLGRNYFPYVLRQMDGLDNSLGIMKFNFSNKFSVYLHDTNNRSLFSNSNRALSHGCVRVQQWDSLAMYMVSHDPKPDIRDSVRTWLDREEKKQYNLTERIPIYIRYFTAELCNHRMQFYEDIYGEDKTLMKYFTAK, encoded by the coding sequence ATGAAGTATCTTTCGAAGGGCTGGATATTACTCATCATCATAGCAATCGCTGCCTGTGGCCGTAAAAAAGGGCAACCCAGGCAGCAGGAGATCGTAAAAGACCTCCGGCAGCTGGATGAAGTGGTACCTGAGCAAATAGCAGAGCGACTGGAATATATTGCAGGCAACGATGGGGCTATGGAGGACAGTATAGCTGTTTTCCGCCTTTCCGCCCTTCAATATGTATACCAGCAGAACAATGGAGCCGCAAAATGGTCCAAAGACGGCAGAGCGAACGCCGCCGTAGCTTCCATGTTGCAGCTTATCAGCAAGGCAGATGATTACGGCCTTGTAAAAGCCCACTATCACGCCGGGCCCCTCCATACCTCATCAGCACAGTTAAAGAACGAAAAGCGCGATGCCGCACTCTGGGCCAAAATGGATGTATTCCTGACAGATGCATTCCTTAGGATGGCTTACCAGTTACATTACGGCATAGCTCCCCGGGATAGTATCACCCTCCGTAAAGATTCCGTTCTCTCAGATACAGTACTGGCAGGTCTTCTGCAGGAGGCGCTCCAGAGAGGAAATGTAACCGCCGTTCTTGAACAACAGGAACCCATCCACCCCGGATATGCTGCTCTCAAAGAAGGCATACAATTGTATAAACAACAATACGGCAACCGCCACTGGGATACGCTGCCACAGGTATATACAGATACCCTGCAATTCCGCCGTCAGTTAGGATTGCGCTTATTACAAAGCGGGCACCTGGATACCACAGGCGTAGGGTTAACAGATTCCCTCACCCTCAGAAAAGCCGTAAAAGCATTTCAGAATGAATTCAACATCTACCCGGATGGTGTAGCAGGAAAACGAACCATCCAGGTACTCAATAAACAACCGGAAGACTGGCTCCTGCAAGCTGCCATCAACTTAGACCGCTGGCGTAAACTTCCGGATACACTGCCACAACGTTACCTGATGGTAAACATTCCCGCTTTCCGTTTAAACGTAATGGAAAATGGAGACTCAATGGTAGAATCCCGCGTAATAGTAGGTACACCACGCACACGCACACCCGTCCTGAATTCAGTAATGACCAATTTCGTGTTGTACCCTTACTGGCGTGTGCCATACAGCATTGTATTCAAAGAAATGCTGCCGCAGATCAAGAAAGATGTGAACTACCTCGCAGAAAAGAATTTGGAAGTAGTAGATCATCAGGGCAATGTAGTAAGTCCTGATTCCGTGAACTGGTCAAAGCTGGGGAGAAATTACTTCCCTTATGTATTGCGGCAGATGGATGGCCTGGATAATTCCCTCGGCATCATGAAGTTCAACTTTTCCAACAAGTTCAGCGTATATCTTCACGACACCAATAACCGTAGCCTGTTCAGCAATTCCAACCGCGCACTCAGCCATGGCTGCGTACGTGTGCAGCAATGGGATAGCCTGGCCATGTACATGGTCAGCCATGATCCCAAACCTGATATCCGGGATAGTGTACGTACCTGGCTGGATCGGGAGGAAAAGAAACAGTATAATCTCACGGAAAGGATCCCCATCTATATCCGTTACTTCACAGCTGAATTGTGTAATCATAGGATGCAGTTCTACGAAGATATCTATGGAGAAGATAAAACGCTGATGAAGTACTTTACGGCTAAATAA
- a CDS encoding RNA polymerase sigma factor — MSNQQPNMDQELLFMDIFRKHEGRLYALALKLTKSAPHAQDIIQEVFLKLWEQREDIRQIRNMEAWLYRLTENKVIDFLRKAAADERLRETIWNNLPQNAHSTETIVTGNEYEHILQKAIALLPPQRKLIYCLNREAGMNYQEIASELHISRHTVKNQLSSALQTIRSFVIRTTGPLSLLFFNFF; from the coding sequence ATGAGTAACCAACAGCCAAATATGGACCAGGAGCTACTGTTTATGGACATCTTCCGTAAACATGAAGGCAGGTTATATGCCCTGGCGTTAAAACTCACAAAATCAGCGCCTCATGCACAGGACATTATCCAGGAAGTATTTCTGAAACTCTGGGAACAAAGGGAAGACATCCGCCAGATCCGGAACATGGAAGCATGGCTTTACCGGCTCACCGAGAACAAAGTGATCGACTTCCTCCGCAAAGCTGCTGCTGACGAACGTCTCCGGGAAACTATCTGGAACAACCTTCCCCAAAACGCCCATTCTACTGAAACCATAGTAACGGGGAATGAATATGAACACATCCTTCAGAAAGCAATTGCCCTCCTCCCCCCTCAGCGGAAACTGATCTATTGCCTGAACCGGGAAGCCGGCATGAATTACCAGGAAATAGCTTCCGAGCTCCACATCTCCCGGCATACGGTAAAAAACCAGCTCTCTTCAGCATTACAGACCATTCGTAGTTTTGTGATCAGAACTACCGGCCCCCTCAGTTTACTTTTTTTCAATTTTTTTTGA
- a CDS encoding FecR family protein gives MEERIKYLFRQYMDNKCSHEEYEEFFSYVRQSEYDEAIRNLVKAAYAQTGDASYIDEMGNLVLLHPKRRRMRMMPAIAAAVIVLAAAAWFLLPSQAPALTKKVTERSEYKYLVLPDSTKVWLNAASTLEFPTSFGSGKREVTLSGEAYFDVQHAENAPFIIHTGKVSTTVLGTAFNIKAYPGQENIIVSVSHGKVRVNYGGDKTPALLTRGQQVKVNEVTESAITKKATLVETAPWKDGSLAYDGETMAEIAADLERVYNVAIRIDNKNISAINISTSFRRDIGIKEALHILCKLTDSQLLDIAGVYVIQ, from the coding sequence ATGGAGGAACGGATAAAGTATTTATTCAGGCAATACATGGACAATAAATGCTCCCACGAGGAGTATGAAGAGTTCTTTAGTTACGTCCGCCAATCCGAGTATGATGAAGCTATCCGTAATCTGGTAAAAGCAGCTTATGCGCAGACCGGGGACGCTTCTTATATTGATGAAATGGGGAACCTTGTACTGCTGCATCCCAAACGCCGCAGGATGAGGATGATGCCTGCAATTGCTGCCGCCGTTATTGTACTGGCTGCCGCTGCCTGGTTCCTGCTGCCATCTCAGGCACCCGCATTAACGAAAAAGGTCACAGAACGTTCTGAATATAAATACCTCGTATTACCGGATAGTACCAAAGTATGGCTGAATGCAGCCAGTACACTGGAATTCCCGACAAGCTTCGGTTCCGGCAAAAGAGAAGTAACGCTTTCCGGGGAGGCGTACTTTGATGTACAGCATGCAGAGAATGCGCCATTTATTATTCATACCGGGAAAGTATCTACCACGGTACTGGGTACCGCCTTTAATATAAAGGCCTATCCGGGGCAGGAGAACATCATTGTTTCTGTGAGCCATGGTAAAGTGCGTGTGAATTATGGTGGCGATAAAACACCGGCATTACTTACACGGGGCCAGCAGGTAAAAGTGAATGAGGTAACGGAATCTGCTATCACTAAAAAAGCAACGCTGGTAGAAACAGCTCCCTGGAAAGACGGCAGCCTGGCCTACGATGGAGAAACCATGGCAGAGATTGCCGCAGACCTGGAAAGGGTGTACAACGTAGCGATCAGAATAGATAATAAAAATATCAGTGCGATCAATATTTCCACTTCATTCAGAAGGGATATCGGCATAAAGGAAGCATTACATATATTATGCAAGCTGACGGACAGTCAACTACTGGACATAGCGGGTGTATATGTGATCCAATAA
- a CDS encoding SusC/RagA family TonB-linked outer membrane protein yields MRISILAILLTLSGLLMAGTGSGQNLNKTMSLDIKNMSLKQILRKIESHAKFSFTYKTEDIAAYTSITYQANSETVARILDDLLKPANLRYEVVNDNIIIKKAPSLTVTVYDGGVKGKVTDPTGAVVPFATVTVVGTTHGTVANAQGEFTLNNLKAGTYRLQASAVGFSPVIQNVTVQNNEVVQLNFQMLEGDTRLSEVVVTALGISRSQRSLGYSTQQVKGENLTLTKEQNVIGSLAGKIAGVQVTGSSGASLGGTQKIKIRGVNSISGGDQPLIVVDGTPISNANFASSDRADYGNLGQDVNPEDIETVNVLKGPAASALYGIRGQYGVIMITTKKGKRGAKKVDVQLNSAYSIEKAANFLPLQNLYGAGSTQTWRTLANGQKFVQLDYDESWGPKMDGTPVRQVFSFFPQDPEYGKETPFVPHPSNIEDFYETGYSLNNGITVSGGNENSTFRLSYNNTNIGGVEPNTWLKRNNLGVNASLDLTPKLTVSTNINYANNSAQRPSQGSEWGARYIVQWFQRNMDMKRMKDYRYADGTIKHWNISPPATGSSGVLTDLSALYWDNPYFDAYENFSSDSRDRFFGDVGLSYQVLPGLKLSGFVRGDMYTQNIETRIAFNGRRVPAYSSGKYQNKEMNYEFLAQYNKNWDDFSFNANLGGNVYNRRYTYVTGETQGGLSSPGFYSLSASKDRPLSNSYLLRKQIRSAYGMASFGYKNTYFVDVSLRNDNSSTLPQQNNSYWYPSLSGSFVFSELIKWNALSYGKLRLSYAQAGSDLGVYETSLNYGVGSNYTMPDKSIVNSLYILDDLANANIKPSFAHSYEAGIDLKFLDNRLGFEFTYYTQKNKNQIIPLALSGTSGFASTTINAGLIENKGFEIALTATPIQSKNFSWNTIFNLSRNKSQVVELGPGQSVYPLYSSTYSGVTAYLNAYKGQAFGSLIGKAYQRDSATGKILLGANNMPLYTEANHNFGSALPDVTGGFQNMFRLGKFDLGVMIDYQFGGQFFSRSKMLAMKTGMAEETAVLNDKGKNIRDPLADGGGIKVNGISAATKQEVTAYVDARSYYRTVLATHVYEEWLYGADYIKLREIRLGYTLDKAALGRLPFSKVNIALIARNPAMIWQKAPKGLDPTELSSGSQGISWLESGQSNTVRSFGANLTINF; encoded by the coding sequence ATGAGGATATCCATTCTTGCCATTCTTCTTACCCTAAGCGGATTGCTGATGGCAGGTACCGGCTCCGGCCAGAACCTGAATAAGACGATGTCTTTAGACATAAAGAACATGAGTCTGAAACAGATCCTGCGCAAGATAGAGTCCCACGCCAAATTCTCCTTTACGTATAAGACGGAAGACATTGCTGCCTACACCAGCATTACTTACCAGGCAAATAGCGAAACCGTTGCCCGGATCCTCGATGACCTGTTAAAGCCAGCCAACCTCCGGTATGAAGTGGTGAATGATAACATCATCATCAAAAAAGCACCCTCACTTACTGTAACTGTGTATGATGGAGGTGTTAAAGGAAAGGTAACTGATCCAACAGGCGCAGTTGTACCCTTTGCTACCGTAACCGTTGTTGGTACTACCCATGGCACGGTAGCCAATGCACAGGGTGAATTCACTTTGAATAACCTCAAAGCAGGCACTTACCGTTTACAGGCTTCTGCCGTGGGTTTCAGCCCGGTAATACAAAATGTGACCGTTCAAAATAATGAAGTAGTACAGCTCAACTTCCAAATGCTGGAAGGTGATACCCGTTTATCTGAAGTGGTAGTGACTGCATTGGGTATCTCGCGCAGTCAGCGTTCCCTGGGATATTCCACCCAACAGGTGAAAGGAGAAAACCTCACACTTACCAAAGAACAGAATGTGATCGGTTCACTGGCCGGTAAAATTGCCGGGGTGCAGGTGACAGGTTCTTCCGGTGCCAGCCTTGGCGGAACACAAAAGATCAAGATCCGTGGTGTGAACTCTATTTCCGGTGGCGATCAGCCACTGATAGTTGTAGATGGAACGCCTATCTCCAACGCTAACTTTGCATCCAGCGACAGGGCAGACTATGGTAACCTGGGCCAGGATGTGAACCCTGAAGATATTGAAACAGTGAATGTGCTGAAAGGCCCCGCAGCTTCTGCATTATATGGTATACGCGGTCAGTATGGCGTGATCATGATCACCACTAAAAAAGGAAAAAGAGGCGCAAAGAAAGTAGATGTGCAACTGAACAGCGCTTACTCTATTGAGAAGGCAGCTAACTTCCTCCCCCTTCAAAACCTTTATGGTGCCGGTTCTACACAAACATGGCGTACCCTCGCCAATGGGCAGAAATTTGTACAACTGGATTATGATGAAAGCTGGGGACCTAAAATGGATGGCACACCTGTTCGCCAGGTATTCAGCTTTTTCCCGCAGGACCCTGAATATGGAAAGGAAACACCTTTTGTTCCGCATCCCAGCAACATCGAAGATTTTTATGAAACAGGATATAGTTTAAACAATGGCATCACCGTTTCCGGTGGCAATGAGAATTCTACTTTCCGCCTGAGCTATAACAATACGAATATCGGAGGGGTGGAACCCAACACCTGGTTAAAAAGAAATAACCTGGGTGTAAATGCATCTCTCGACCTTACCCCCAAGCTGACGGTTTCAACAAATATCAATTACGCTAACAACAGCGCGCAACGCCCATCGCAGGGTTCCGAATGGGGCGCGCGTTACATTGTACAATGGTTTCAACGTAATATGGATATGAAACGGATGAAGGATTACCGTTATGCAGATGGTACCATCAAACACTGGAACATCTCCCCTCCTGCAACCGGCAGCAGTGGCGTACTCACAGACCTCAGTGCTTTGTACTGGGACAATCCGTACTTCGATGCTTATGAGAATTTCAGCAGTGACAGTCGTGATCGTTTCTTCGGAGATGTGGGCCTCAGCTACCAGGTATTACCCGGTTTAAAACTGAGCGGATTTGTACGCGGCGATATGTACACGCAGAATATTGAAACAAGGATTGCTTTCAATGGCAGAAGGGTACCGGCGTATTCCTCCGGTAAATATCAGAACAAGGAAATGAACTATGAGTTCCTGGCCCAATACAATAAAAACTGGGACGACTTCTCCTTCAACGCCAACCTCGGTGGCAATGTTTACAACAGGAGATACACCTATGTAACCGGAGAAACACAGGGCGGGCTTTCCAGCCCCGGATTCTATAGCCTCTCTGCTTCCAAAGACCGGCCGCTCAGTAATTCTTATTTATTAAGAAAACAGATCAGGAGTGCTTATGGTATGGCCTCCTTCGGTTATAAGAACACTTACTTTGTGGATGTATCACTGCGGAACGACAACTCTTCTACCCTGCCACAACAGAACAACTCTTACTGGTACCCTTCCTTATCCGGTAGTTTTGTTTTCAGTGAATTGATCAAATGGAATGCACTCTCCTACGGTAAACTCAGATTGAGTTATGCACAGGCAGGTTCTGACCTGGGTGTGTACGAAACTTCCCTGAACTATGGGGTAGGTAGTAACTACACGATGCCGGATAAATCCATTGTAAATTCACTGTACATTCTGGATGACCTGGCGAATGCCAATATCAAACCATCTTTCGCACATTCTTATGAAGCAGGTATTGACCTGAAATTCCTGGACAACCGGCTGGGATTTGAGTTCACTTATTATACGCAGAAAAATAAAAACCAGATCATTCCATTGGCTTTATCAGGCACCAGCGGTTTTGCCAGTACTACTATCAATGCCGGCCTGATCGAAAACAAAGGATTTGAAATAGCACTAACGGCTACGCCCATACAAAGCAAGAACTTTTCCTGGAACACCATTTTCAACCTGAGCAGGAACAAAAGCCAGGTGGTGGAACTGGGGCCCGGACAAAGTGTGTATCCACTCTATTCCTCTACCTATTCAGGCGTTACCGCTTATCTCAATGCATATAAAGGACAAGCGTTTGGCAGTCTTATCGGGAAAGCATATCAGCGTGATTCCGCTACCGGCAAGATATTACTGGGTGCTAACAATATGCCCTTGTATACAGAAGCCAATCACAACTTCGGCAGTGCATTGCCTGATGTTACCGGTGGATTCCAGAATATGTTCCGCCTCGGGAAATTTGATCTCGGCGTGATGATCGATTATCAATTCGGCGGACAGTTCTTCAGCCGTTCTAAAATGCTGGCGATGAAAACCGGTATGGCAGAAGAAACAGCCGTGCTGAATGATAAAGGCAAAAATATCCGTGATCCTTTAGCAGATGGTGGTGGCATCAAAGTGAATGGTATTTCCGCAGCTACAAAACAAGAAGTAACAGCTTATGTGGATGCACGCAGTTATTACAGAACAGTGCTGGCCACACATGTGTATGAAGAATGGTTATATGGTGCAGACTACATCAAACTCCGCGAGATCAGGCTGGGTTATACACTGGATAAAGCGGCATTGGGCAGGTTGCCTTTCAGCAAAGTGAACATTGCACTGATTGCACGCAACCCCGCCATGATCTGGCAGAAAGCACCTAAAGGACTTGATCCTACAGAACTTTCCAGTGGCTCACAGGGTATCAGCTGGCTGGAATCCGGTCAGTCTAACACCGTACGTTCTTTCGGCGCGAACCTCACCATTAACTTTTAA